The following proteins are co-located in the Billgrantia tianxiuensis genome:
- a CDS encoding sigma-54 dependent transcriptional regulator has product MDNKARLLMVGSLGNDQLAFVERMQEKGWHINTADTLSQAVARLNETEHEAGILCLHESHEDLKQIERLVIRSDMEWMALLREPELDDPVLCKILGSVFMAFQSEPIDIDQVDCLMQHAAAMKRLRTEESTAKPQEAEFEMVGTVPAMQKVFDTIRRVASVDAPVFISGESGTGKELAARAIHARSTRASAPFVAVNCGALPSNLIQSELFGHEKGAFTGASQQKIGQIEAAAGGTLFLDEIGDLSLELQVNLLRFLEEKTIQRIGALDEIRVDVRILSATHVNLEKAVEEGRFREDLYHRLNVLQVDIPPLRERQEDIEILAKFFFDKFIEEKSMKVRGFSQEALALMRQYHWPGNIRELINRVRRAMVMCEQRLIKPTDLGLERRTLNRNVVTLEEARNNAEKEALICALRRNKHKVKKAADELGVSRVTLYRLMEKHQLTRNSDTSISLSSA; this is encoded by the coding sequence GGGATGGCACATCAACACGGCAGATACCCTGTCCCAGGCGGTGGCTCGGCTCAACGAAACCGAACATGAAGCGGGTATTCTTTGCCTGCATGAAAGCCATGAAGACCTTAAGCAGATCGAGCGACTCGTCATTCGCTCAGACATGGAGTGGATGGCGCTGTTGCGCGAACCGGAACTTGACGACCCGGTGCTGTGCAAGATCCTGGGTAGCGTCTTCATGGCTTTTCAGTCGGAGCCCATCGATATCGACCAAGTTGACTGCCTCATGCAACATGCCGCAGCCATGAAGCGGCTCAGGACCGAAGAGAGCACTGCCAAACCCCAGGAAGCGGAGTTCGAGATGGTGGGAACCGTACCCGCCATGCAGAAAGTGTTCGACACCATCCGGCGTGTCGCCTCCGTCGATGCCCCCGTATTCATCAGCGGCGAGTCAGGAACGGGCAAGGAGCTTGCCGCCCGTGCCATTCACGCACGATCGACGCGCGCTTCGGCTCCCTTCGTCGCAGTAAACTGTGGCGCCTTGCCCAGCAACCTGATCCAGTCCGAACTGTTCGGACATGAAAAGGGTGCCTTCACCGGCGCCAGCCAGCAGAAGATTGGGCAGATCGAGGCGGCAGCGGGAGGCACGCTATTCCTGGATGAAATAGGGGATCTCTCCCTGGAACTGCAGGTCAATCTACTGCGGTTTCTGGAGGAGAAAACCATCCAGCGTATCGGTGCCCTCGACGAGATCCGTGTCGATGTCCGTATTCTATCCGCCACCCACGTGAATCTCGAGAAAGCCGTGGAGGAAGGTCGCTTCCGCGAGGACCTCTATCATCGGCTCAACGTGCTGCAAGTCGATATCCCCCCGCTCAGGGAGCGCCAGGAGGATATCGAGATCCTGGCCAAGTTCTTCTTCGACAAATTCATCGAAGAGAAATCCATGAAGGTTCGCGGCTTCAGCCAGGAGGCCCTAGCTCTCATGCGTCAATATCACTGGCCGGGCAATATCCGCGAGCTGATCAACCGGGTGCGTCGTGCCATGGTCATGTGCGAGCAGCGCTTGATCAAGCCCACCGATCTGGGGCTGGAGCGACGCACCCTGAACCGAAACGTCGTCACTCTCGAGGAGGCGCGCAACAACGCGGAAAAGGAAGCATTGATCTGCGCCCTGCGTCGCAACAAGCACAAGGTCAAGAAGGCGGCAGATGAGCTGGGCGTGTCCCGTGTAACTCTCTACCGCCTCATGGAGAAGCATCAACTGACGCGCAACAGCGACACTTCCATTTCCCTCTCGTCCGCCTGA
- a CDS encoding transporter: protein MTRIHTLLLPTAIGLALAQAVAAQESAAPGGITSPVGQAPVEAPPQQPEVQAIADIGGVLTPRGRLVIEPSLQYSHAGVNRLTFRGIEILSTLLIGVFSAEEAERDIWTAALTGRLGITDRLEMELKVPYVYRDDTIRATVPVAGDSSFDIDRDLSGNGLGDIELTARYQLNRGHNGWPFFVGNLRYKTTTGDGPFDIARDSDGIEQELATGSGFHAIEPSITALLPSDPAVFFANVGYLYNMSDDVNQQITEDLWIGKVDPGDAVRLSFGMAYAINPRASFTLGFKNDFIDKTKTTYFQDDRTATQSSRTLNVGSLLLGWSYQLNQDVSVNLGLELGVTDDAPNTVLTLRIPFGTNAF, encoded by the coding sequence ATGACCAGAATACACACCCTGCTGCTGCCCACCGCCATCGGCCTGGCCCTGGCTCAGGCGGTAGCCGCCCAGGAAAGCGCCGCACCAGGCGGTATCACGTCGCCCGTGGGACAGGCCCCCGTCGAAGCACCGCCGCAGCAGCCGGAGGTGCAGGCCATCGCCGATATCGGCGGGGTGCTAACGCCCCGCGGCCGTCTGGTCATCGAGCCCTCGCTGCAGTACTCCCATGCGGGGGTCAACCGCCTGACCTTCCGCGGCATCGAAATCCTCAGCACCCTGCTGATCGGCGTGTTCAGCGCCGAGGAGGCCGAGCGGGACATCTGGACCGCCGCGCTCACCGGCCGCCTGGGCATCACCGACCGCCTCGAGATGGAGCTTAAGGTGCCCTACGTCTATCGCGACGATACCATAAGAGCAACCGTGCCCGTGGCTGGCGACAGCAGCTTCGATATCGACCGCGACCTGTCCGGTAATGGCTTGGGGGACATCGAACTCACCGCACGCTATCAGCTCAACCGCGGCCACAACGGCTGGCCCTTCTTCGTCGGCAACCTGCGCTACAAGACCACGACTGGAGACGGCCCCTTCGACATCGCCCGCGACTCCGACGGCATCGAGCAGGAACTGGCTACCGGCTCCGGCTTTCATGCCATCGAGCCCAGTATCACCGCGCTCCTCCCCTCCGACCCGGCGGTCTTCTTCGCCAATGTCGGCTACCTCTACAACATGAGCGATGACGTCAACCAGCAGATCACCGAGGATCTCTGGATCGGCAAGGTCGACCCCGGCGATGCGGTACGGCTCAGCTTCGGCATGGCCTACGCCATCAACCCCCGGGCCTCCTTCACCCTTGGCTTCAAGAACGACTTCATAGACAAGACCAAAACCACCTATTTTCAAGATGATCGAACCGCTACTCAGAGTTCGCGCACGCTCAATGTCGGCTCGCTGCTGCTGGGGTGGTCCTACCAGCTCAACCAGGACGTGTCGGTCAACCTGGGCCTCGAACTCGGCGTGACCGACGATGCCCCCAATACCGTGCTCACTCTCAGGATTCCGTTCGGTACCAATGCCTTCTGA
- a CDS encoding LuxR C-terminal-related transcriptional regulator, which translates to MTTMDYRILLVTATNPQSKLFIEHLQHQLDHEVIAVDTEAMPSMAEDEVVLVILDLDHLSEASMQKWQNAADGKENVSLAAFNVRDEGHAVELLSSLNLQGIFYRNDSVDLICKGIEALRSGNLWMSRTLMSRMIQLLRRQQMNSYRPACGLTQRELEIIGLLGTGATNSEIAEKLFVSEHTVKSHLYNIFRKIKVHNRLQAMNWARRNLFSVPPSYKRESRH; encoded by the coding sequence ATGACAACCATGGATTACCGGATTCTTCTCGTTACCGCCACCAACCCTCAATCGAAGCTGTTCATCGAGCACCTGCAACATCAGCTCGACCATGAAGTCATTGCTGTCGATACCGAAGCCATGCCCTCCATGGCAGAAGATGAGGTGGTACTGGTGATTCTGGATCTGGATCACTTGAGCGAAGCGAGCATGCAGAAATGGCAAAACGCCGCGGATGGCAAGGAAAATGTCAGTCTTGCCGCGTTCAATGTCCGCGACGAAGGGCACGCCGTCGAACTGCTTTCCTCGCTCAACCTACAAGGTATCTTTTACCGCAATGACAGCGTCGATCTGATCTGCAAGGGAATCGAAGCACTTCGCAGCGGGAACCTATGGATGTCTCGCACCTTGATGTCACGCATGATACAGCTCCTGCGTCGGCAGCAGATGAATTCCTATCGTCCCGCATGCGGCCTGACGCAGCGCGAGTTGGAGATCATCGGTCTGCTCGGTACCGGAGCCACCAATTCGGAAATAGCCGAAAAGCTGTTCGTCAGTGAGCATACCGTCAAGTCCCATCTCTACAATATCTTCCGAAAAATCAAAGTACATAACCGACTACAAGCCATGAACTGGGCGAGAAGGAACCTGTTCAGCGTTCCCCCCAGCTACAAGCGAGAATCGAGGCACTGA
- a CDS encoding sigma 54-interacting transcriptional regulator, which translates to MAKREFDVGLIHLQEEDSTHLPEVENLLLDSGFEWVALIDPRQAMTSALRLALGRMFHSVHQQEDLPGLACLLRHIAKRQAIASRIKQETRLNVSRRCMISHTPGMHRVFEQLRTLAGVDAPVFITGESGTGKELAARAIHELSPRAQAPFVTVNCGAIPASLIQSELFGFERGAFTDAHCRRMGKIEAASGGTLFLDEVSELPYDLQSTFLRFIESRSISRLGSHKETKADVRIVAATNRHVPTLVEEGNFRLDLFYRLNVLEIRIPPLRERKEDIRPLVELFFEQFKQYRPPGLVGFSPQAMALLQEHDWPGNIRELMNTVCRAMLMSDPPYIEAENIPIGNPSKPYRPPSLEQIREQAERNTIISALKRNRHNVAKASREMGISRVTLYRLMDKYDIQRIDDRY; encoded by the coding sequence ATGGCGAAAAGGGAGTTCGACGTCGGCCTCATCCATCTTCAGGAGGAGGATTCGACGCATCTACCCGAAGTGGAGAATCTCCTTCTCGACAGCGGCTTCGAATGGGTGGCGCTGATCGATCCCCGACAAGCCATGACTTCGGCTCTTCGGCTTGCCCTGGGCCGGATGTTCCATAGCGTCCATCAACAGGAAGATTTACCTGGCCTAGCCTGTCTCTTGCGTCACATCGCCAAGCGGCAAGCCATTGCCTCACGCATCAAGCAGGAGACGAGACTCAACGTTTCCAGAAGATGCATGATCAGTCATACGCCCGGCATGCACCGAGTCTTCGAACAGCTACGCACCTTGGCAGGCGTCGATGCCCCCGTGTTCATCACCGGTGAGTCAGGTACCGGCAAGGAGCTGGCTGCCAGAGCCATCCATGAACTCTCGCCGCGCGCCCAGGCCCCCTTCGTCACCGTCAATTGCGGCGCCATCCCGGCCAGCCTCATCCAATCCGAACTGTTCGGCTTCGAAAGAGGCGCGTTCACGGATGCCCACTGTCGTCGCATGGGAAAGATCGAGGCCGCTTCCGGAGGGACCTTGTTTCTGGATGAAGTCAGCGAGCTGCCCTACGACCTGCAGTCTACTTTCCTGCGCTTCATCGAGAGCCGTAGCATCTCTCGCTTGGGTAGCCACAAGGAGACGAAGGCAGACGTCCGCATCGTCGCCGCCACCAATCGGCATGTTCCCACACTGGTGGAAGAAGGCAACTTCCGGCTGGATCTCTTCTACCGCTTGAACGTGCTCGAGATCCGGATACCACCGCTACGCGAGAGGAAGGAAGACATCAGACCGCTCGTCGAACTCTTCTTCGAGCAGTTCAAGCAGTACAGGCCCCCCGGCCTGGTGGGCTTCAGTCCCCAAGCCATGGCGCTGCTGCAGGAGCACGATTGGCCGGGCAACATTCGCGAGCTGATGAACACGGTCTGCCGCGCCATGCTCATGTCCGACCCGCCCTATATCGAGGCCGAGAACATTCCCATCGGCAACCCAAGCAAGCCTTATCGACCTCCTTCGCTGGAGCAGATCCGCGAGCAAGCAGAACGCAACACCATCATCAGCGCCCTGAAGCGCAACCGGCACAACGTCGCCAAGGCATCGAGAGAAATGGGGATCTCTCGTGTCACGTTGTATCGCCTGATGGACAAGTACGACATCCAACGCATCGACGACCGCTACTGA